aacctgacacataagtatggtcaaatcgataggtaaggagataatgggccgcacggcccaacccagccgtgggtgtctgaacatgcacattcctgcagcgtgtccgagaagtcagggagatatcggacacgtgatgtcagatatatgcacgtttatcttgcctgtgttgactttacaaggggtcatagcctccatatttagctcataccacgagctgtgcatctgacccgaccttcggccttccgattccttgctccagtcttgggagtcttggtgagtccttgaggattcctcgagctaaggagggtacgacctcaagacaggagctccgacctgggggatgtctatggactaaccatgattagtccaaagctcggcctgctaatcagcccgtgggaaaatcagggcgtacagagatatactagatataagtaacatgcaatgcacgtttctttagttttatttataaaatttattaattatttttattaaatttatattaatgtcatataaatttcaaataaatatcatatcttaattaaataatttatttatttttgtttaagtttatgcttgttttagtttttaaatttggaagtgacaacaagagattatatattatatatttaatgtaatattaaatattataagtggattttaaatttaagtttcttgctagtttttaaaaaaaaaataatttgttgctaattgacaacagattatattatatgtttaatatgatattattctaataaatgcgtttaagtttaattaaatttatttaagttataaaatatataatcttattatttttaaataattatcattgtaaaatatcataaaaatatcttattttaatttatttaattaaaatatctcaaaaatatactattttaaattaaagttaacattcaaaaaataaaaaactattaaaaatagCAAAATATGCATTACCTACACACTTTTTCACCTTTTTAATATAGAAGAGATAGGGAAACTAAGTCAAttgaaaattctaaaaaaaaaaaaaaaccataaaatgaAGCCATATAAAACGGAAGTTACACATATTGAATCGGGTCGTTCCAAGCTTCAAGGTCGATTCAACTATGGCGGACAAATCGGCGACGCAACGGCACACATCGGAGAGAATGGCAGCCAATTTTTTCCGAAACCCTAATCTAATTTTCCCTTTCGCTTTGATCTCCGCTGATGCCCTGCTCATTTCTCTAATTATCGCTTACGTCCCTTGTAAGATCAATTTATCTTGCTCTCTCTTTACCAAACTTTGTATTTGTAATATCATAATTTTTCCCTCCACCATTATCAGATACGAAGATCGATTGGGACGCTTACATGTCCCAGGTAATAATTTTTCTCAAGCTTGTGTTTTTAAGACTATCAGAactaaattgaagaaaaaaacagAGATTGAAAACTTCAAATTGAATTGTATTAAAAATAAGTTCAAATTGAATTACTAGGGCTTAATTTAGCTTTGAAATTCGTATGTTATCTTCGTTTTACTCCTAAGCAACTCAGTGGATAGTTAGTTTTTTCGTTGATTTAGATTgaatttgttttttaattttgggTATGATAATAAAGAACAGGTCATTGGGTTTCTTGGTGGGGAAAGAGATTATAAGAACTTGAAAGGTGACACAGGGCCATTGGTCTATCCAGCTGGGTTTCTATATGTTTATGCTGCTATCCGCTATGTTACTGGTGGAGAAGTTTACCCGGCTCAGGTAGTTTTTTCATTCCATCTTTTAAATCAAATTTTGGGTTCCTGTAAGCCACcagcaatttttttatttatttattttttgatgttataaaaattatattttggtgTGAGGTACTTGGCTTGAGACTTGAGTTGAAGTGAACTAGGAAGAACCATAGAAACTACGCTATATGAGGATGGATTGTTGTTGCGAAGATAAATGAAAGTAAATTGATGATTTGGATTTAATAATAAAAGTGATGGCAGATAATATGATTATAATTGGGCTAACTTGATTATTTATCTTCCAAAGCTTAAATATTCCCGTCCATTGTCAATTTCTGCTCTTATGCTTTATTTTAACAATTCTCATCGTTGTAGCTATGTAACCTGTTTAGATGACTTTGCAGTGCTGTTTGCGTTTAAATATACTAATTGGCTCTCAATCTCTTTGTTACAGATTTTGTTTGGAATTTTGTACATCATAAATCTGGGAATCATCTTGGCCATCTATTTGAAGACTGATGTGGTATGAAAACAATTTATACCTTGATCTGGTggtattatttttcctttttagtGTCTCACACTACGAGTGCTTTTCCTTGAGCGACTATGTAAGACTGCATTATTTGTTGTATTTCTTAAGTCAGTTTCCACCTTATTGAGTTGTTTGATGCTCTGGTTTTGGGTCTTGCATAATAAAGGAAATTCTGATATTTTCGTGTTTTGATGTATGTGCAAGCTGTTCACTTATTTGCTTCTTCTATTCAAAAGGCCTTACTTGATTTTTGTTTTGGACTATTCTTAATTGTCTTTCAGCTTCCTTGGTGGGCTCTAAGCCTGCTTCTTCTTTCAAAAAGAGTTCACTCTATTTTTGTTCTCCGTCTTTTTAACGACTGTTTTACTATGTTGCTCCTTCATGCTTCACTGGCTTCCATTATTTACCAAAGGTGGCATCTGGGGTTGATCATTTTCAGGTAGCTCTTTTGCATCCTCCTTTTTTTTTCATAAGGTAGATGATGTTGGTTAAGGTTTGTTTCTGGCTTCTGTAGTGGGGCAGTTTCAATAAAGATGAATGTACTACTTTATGCTCCACCTCTATTAATCCTTATGCTAAAGGTACATTCCATTTAGCATTGGATCATTTAAAAATATGCAAAAATGATCTAATTGAAAGTTTTAAAGGAACAtgcattttatttttatatttaatattaatttgttttaaaatGTCTTCTACAGGCTATGGATATTACTGGAGTGATATCTGCTTTAGCTGGTGCTGCACTTGTGCAGGTGCTTACCATGCGCCTTTTTATCATTAAAGGATTTAAGCTTTCTGAATATTTAGTTTTGATGGCTCCATATCTTgcatttgtattattattatcatgTTAATATGGTTACAGAGCACTCAATTCTTTAAATGCAGAAGTTGGATGATTgaattttattaattttctttCAACATGACTAGGTGAGTTGGACTTCGATAGCATTCCCTAATTATGGTGTTCAGTTGTTTTCCCCTCATTGATGAATGGTTGTGCAGATACTTTTGGCACTGCCTTTTATCATATCATATCCATTTTCGTACATATCAAGAGCCTTCAATCTTGGACGAGTCTTCATCCATTTTTGGTACATTTGATTCGATCATGAAATCTTTCAGAGTTTTCTCATATGATTTTTTAGCTCAGCTATTTAATAATTTGGACAATGCAGAGAAAAAAACTAATATCTACTTTATTTTTTCAGGTCAGTTAATTTTAAGTTTGTTCCAGAGCAAATATTTGTTTCAAAGTCATTTGCAGTCTCTTTGTTGATTGCTCACCTCGGTCTGCTTATTGCTTTTGCTCATTATAGATGGTGCAAGTAAGTAGGTTTTTTTATCTTCTGTTTGATTTTGGTTTAGAAGTTTTCTAACGTTGGGGAGATAAGGtagaaaatttatttttctaactaTTTGTGCTACAAATCTTGACATAATATTTGGCATTAAGCCTTTTAAACTGGAATTTTCACTCAATGTGTGTATGTGATTGTTATTTACAGGCATGAAGGAGGCCTTCTGAATTTTTTGCATTCTATACTTGTCTCAATAAAATTAAGATTATCACGTTCCACCTTGAAGAATTCTAATAATGGTCATAGATCACTGAAGGTTCTCAAAGCAGAACGTAAGTTTTGGAATTTCTCATAAACTTTAGTTTGATATCCATTCTCAGCTTCTGTTTcctcttaatttattttgatGCTGAGTCTGCTCTGATATTTTCAGATATTGTCACAACAATGTTTGTCGGAAACTTCATTGGCATTATATGCGCCCGATCATTGCATTATCAGTTCTACTCATGGTAAGTTCTGGTGGACCCAAATTATTGCCTGTACGCCATGATTTGAGTAACTTTAGAATTGCTCCTTGCTGCCATGTTCATGTTTGTATTTTTAGCTGTTTAAATTGGGATTCGCCATAGTTCTCTTGATTTTGAAACTTAGCTATCCACTGTCATTTAACGGCAGGTATTTCTATAGCATACCTTATCTGCTTTGGAAGACTCGTTATCCTACTTTGTTACGGTATGTTGTTTCCAATTCCAGGCTTACTTTATCCTGCTAATAAAGTTGTATGACGAATAGAGAAGATCGATAATCTACTCATAAGTTTTTGTTTACCCTGCAGTGTACTTTTGTTTGTTGGAACAGAGTTCTGCTGGAATGTTTATCCTTCAAATGCTTATTCATCAGCACTCCTGTTATGTCTCCATTTAGTAATATTGTTTGGTCTGTGGTCTGCTCCATCTGAATTTCCATATGTAAGCAATAAAAAAACTGAATAGAGACAAGACAAGACCTATAAAACACATTCAAGTGTTTCTTTGTGTTGCTGTTCTCTTCTTCATTTTGCTTTGTTTTGTATGctctgaaattccgtttttttatgattaccaacttaattattcaaattaaataattaattgttgaactgttacagaaatgtttataAACAGACCCAAAGACTGTTTGAATAGAAACTAGATATGTTTAAATAGTTtatgaccagaagataaaaacgaacataaggtaaagaacacacgaatttttacgtggtatcagcaatttttgcagattgctactagtccacgaggccacgcccagagaatgaaatttattagaagaatatctaaacgattacaaaaccaaattgacttatacaaatgaagactccctcttgaatttgtcacaactgttgtaatctaaacttctaaacttctaatcaaatttctgaagtgctaagatcttgaactccctttaaATCATAACAcctgcacttttcctcccgaaaagtgactcacgaacaagacttctcctgaAGCAATACaaaagtacactgtaataaaccactaagaacttgttagactcaagttcttcacataataaaaagtctctctaaaacttgaaaaatatttggaaaatagtacaccaagagagatgatcaaaaaccaacgacctaaggatgattatatactttttagaatccaTTTAGGTCGTGGGAAACAATTCAGAAACCAATCAAcgaataaatggaaaatcttccaaaacaggaaagtcagaatctgttcaaacaaactggcaatccgttcaaacagattcattgaacttggacagtttttaaaccagtttccctaaataaataaagaaactatatatactttatctctgcaagctatacacgatttctggacaaataaatcagatcaaaaaataaataccaataatttccatttcaagaaaagatattcttttatagaaaattatatatttattttattaacatatatataataatctgattataaaaagacacatttcaacaaaaCAAGAAATTACCCATTTTCGAAATTTACCACTCAAtattacaaaacaggaaactaccaaTTTCGAAAATactcatttaattaattttgtcaatattgtcaaatatgccaataaatttTTTTACATGCTCGATTATATATAAACAACAAGGAACACCACTCATGATTGCCGAGAAGAACTACCAAGTACCAAGGTTTTTTGTATCTATCGCGTAAAGCACCGTTGCTGCTGTTGTTTTTTTTACTATAACCACTTACTACCTTTCTACATGTCAGTAACTGTTACTGTGGTGTCTTTGCTATTGCTATTAACGTTAACTTCAATTTTTAAAATCTGCTAAATTTTTGTCTATTTCTAATAAAAACAGTTAGTTATGAAGCGCCAAAAAAGCTGGAATCTCGAGAcaatcaaataaaaacatatcacaaaaaaaaaaacatatattttcaTTTTTGGGATTCACTAGcatggtagaaaaaaaaaatatatatttaaaaatgatTGGACTCATAtttattagtttatttatttatttatattcttttttaaaaattaattaaatgaaaaaagtTGGCACTTACAAAATTTAGTCaaaatcatattaaatatatgtGTTATTGGTTACTTTGAGTCATAGTTGGTGTATCAACAACCACATTAGATTAGGATGATAGATTTGTTCTCTTAGTGCAATCGATATATTGATCTATGCTTATCCAGTGTAATTATTTGTTGTTTTGAATACAATTCTTCTAATCGAATGTAGGGCTGTTCATTGGACCATATCCAATATTTTTGGACCcatccagatccaatccaattatacattggatgttggatttctccaaccgatccaatccaatattGTATGCTCAACCGAACCGAACCGAACCGATCCAATAAgtcattggattggatcggtccCATCCAATGGATATGAATCCCTGTATTGGATCGGATCCATCCAATATTTTTGATCCAATATTTATTAGAACGGATTGGATTCATCCAATATTAATTGGATTgattggatccatccaatccGATCCTTAGAAGAGTTAAACCTGATTTTTCACATAAACGACTAATATATTAGTTCAAAACATTACAAACCCAACATAATTCCAATGatattttaactttaaaaaaaatatataatatatttttttatctgaatattaattggatggtattggatcattattggattggatcggtcggttggatccattggatttacatgtcatccaagaaccgaccgatccaatattggatttttaaaaatgtcatccgatccaatccaatcatgattggatattcaatttttagcggtcggttgacattggatcggtcggtttgtTATTGAATCGGATCGTTTATGCACAGCCCTAATCGAATGTATCCAATTTGATTTAAATATAGTAATGCACATCAAACATGTCCTAGGTGGaaataaaaaacttttaaataTCAGGAGATTGCCCAAAGAAAGAACATATAGAATTTAAAATTATGAAGCTAATTGTTTACCAATTTCAAATTAAGGTTATCATTTAAATTAAACACTTAATTTGTGTATTTGAATGTTAATCTTAATTTTGAAATAGTGTTTCTCataaaaatcataattaattacTCACGCATGAATGACAAATCGTGTTATCTATATATTAGCTTCTTAAAATAGGAAATTCAAGTTTTCAAAATGGTAAAGATCTAAATTTCTTCTAGAAAAAAAATGATCTGTTCCAACTGCCGCAATGAAGGAAATacgttttcaaataaaaaaaaaacaatgaaggAAAGTATGGaaacaaaagaagaaagaaaaatatgttACTTTGTAAATTAAAAATCCAATGTGTTTTTTCATTTGACcatttttataaatttaacactatatttgtgttatttaacaaattaaaaaaattaataaaaaataggattatatcCTTTTAGACCATATATTTTATTCCATTACTTGTTTGGGtcttatattttgataaattatttttttcctgtgttttgtaaaatagttcaaatagactcctaaatttaattttgataaaaaaaatttgagctcAAACCACAAATGATTCACCAAACTATAACTCAGAACAAAAACACAACAATTCTATCTAATaactatgttgttatatttaattttttgttcatcaaaatcaggtttaagtgtatttgaatcattttacaaaacacagggtccaaaaaataatttattaaaacaaaaGATCTAAATAGGTAacgagacaaaacacagggtacaaaaaagtataaactctaAAAATTAATACTTAAGTATTTAACAATCTTAACTAGTGAACTCATCAATTTAATCACATACAagatttttattataaaaaatattaagaatATAAGATAAGCATAACAAAATTTCAGGAAATTATCCTACGTACCATTTTTTacttgttctttttatttttacgtCAATTATTATTGTAgttcatttatatatattgtttttttttttatgaaaaataaggttttcttttattttcttctttagTTTACTGTTTCTTATTCattctctccttttctttttctactTACACCACAAATGGGTGGCTTTGTCCGCTTTCGGAACACGCATCATATTTACATTCATTTTATTGATCCTAaaagtttatatatatgtatatataatttaaGCCAAACATGAAAATATGCTCTTATAATTTTGATTACATgcctacaatttttttttttggtgtgatGTGAATCACAAACTACCTAGAAAGTAGTTTATCTCAAAATACACTCAACATATTTCTAGAAGGTATTGAATGTTCATGTAAGTTTGtatagaaaaaattatttttataaaaataacaaaaatcaaTTCCCCTTTCTTATTCTATTTAAGTCAATCAACCAAATAAACTATATTATAAAATTGATAAATTAAGTTTATCAACAAATCAATATAATTTTTctctaaatcaaaataaataaaaattgaacaTCATCTCACATAAATTCTTTACAAAATGACACATATCAATATACTCAAATGATATAGAATCAAGGCCGCTAGAAAAAGTGCATGAACCAAGGGGAAGGATTGAAACCATGACTTCTTCCTTGAAAAGAGAAGTGTGGAACCAACTAGGCTAAGCCCAAGACCACAAGACTAGACACATTTATCTATCAAGCCTTTCAGTAAACTCATAAGCATCAAATTTAACTGCGAATTTTGTTATCAAAACAAAAAACAACTAAAACAACTTCATTATGCAACCTAAGCAACATTCTATTATAAATGCAACATACAACAACTTAAGCAAGTTGATTTGCAACATACATCAATCTCATATACATATTACAACAACATAAACAAACTCATTATGCAACACGAATTAATCTTATGCAATccaatgcaacctaaagcaacttaattatatatataaaaaaaattctcagttacaaattataacacaaatcATCCATTATGCAACCCATTACAATTTACACCAACTTAAACAACCCAAATGCAAGGTAAAGATGCTACTTACAACATGTTAAGTAGCTATTATGCAACAATTAACAACTTAAGCAACCTGACATGCAATATACAACAATCTCATATGCAAATTACAACAACTTAAGAGCCTAAAGCAGCCTCATCATGGAACTTAATTAACCTTATACAACCTACAACAACTAAAACTTAAACAAACCAGATGCAACATTCACCAACACTTTTAGTTAAAGGTGCATCCTACAGCTTAAGCAACCTAATATGCAACTTGTATCAACTTAAGTAACTCTTTATGTGAATTTCAGCAATTTAAGAAATTTGATATGCCACACACAATAACTTAAACAACCTTATTTTGAGGTTTCACATCGGGTTGCATATATTACAACTTGCAAAAGATGTTGTAGAAGTTGCACCTCCAGTTGCAAAGGTTATCATGGAGGTTGCACCTCATGTTTTAAAGGTTGCAATAGATATTGCAGATGTTGCCAATGAGGTTACACTTCAGATTTCAAAGGTTGCAATAAAAACTGTAAATGTTTCCAATGAGGTTGCACCTCAAGTTTTAAAGGTTGCAAT
The genomic region above belongs to Humulus lupulus chromosome 1, drHumLupu1.1, whole genome shotgun sequence and contains:
- the LOC133794795 gene encoding dol-P-Man:Man(5)GlcNAc(2)-PP-Dol alpha-1,3-mannosyltransferase isoform X1, whose translation is MADKSATQRHTSERMAANFFRNPNLIFPFALISADALLISLIIAYVPYTKIDWDAYMSQVIGFLGGERDYKNLKGDTGPLVYPAGFLYVYAAIRYVTGGEVYPAQILFGILYIINLGIILAIYLKTDVLPWWALSLLLLSKRVHSIFVLRLFNDCFTMLLLHASLASIIYQRWHLGLIIFSGAVSIKMNVLLYAPPLLILMLKAMDITGVISALAGAALVQILLALPFIISYPFSYISRAFNLGRVFIHFWSVNFKFVPEQIFVSKSFAVSLLIAHLGLLIAFAHYRWCKHEGGLLNFLHSILVSIKLRLSRSTLKNSNNGHRSLKVLKAEHIVTTMFVGNFIGIICARSLHYQFYSWYFYSIPYLLWKTRYPTLLRVLLFVGTEFCWNVYPSNAYSSALLLCLHLVILFGLWSAPSEFPYVSNKKTE
- the LOC133794795 gene encoding dol-P-Man:Man(5)GlcNAc(2)-PP-Dol alpha-1,3-mannosyltransferase isoform X2 — protein: MADKSATQRHTSERMAANFFRNPNLIFPFALISADALLISLIIAYVPYTKIDWDAYMSQVIGFLGGERDYKNLKGDTGPLVYPAGFLYVYAAIRYVTGGEVYPAQILFGILYIINLGIILAIYLKTDVVASGVDHFQAMDITGVISALAGAALVQILLALPFIISYPFSYISRAFNLGRVFIHFWSVNFKFVPEQIFVSKSFAVSLLIAHLGLLIAFAHYRWCKHEGGLLNFLHSILVSIKLRLSRSTLKNSNNGHRSLKVLKAEHIVTTMFVGNFIGIICARSLHYQFYSWYFYSIPYLLWKTRYPTLLRVLLFVGTEFCWNVYPSNAYSSALLLCLHLVILFGLWSAPSEFPYVSNKKTE